One window of Anaerolineae bacterium genomic DNA carries:
- a CDS encoding Na+/H+ antiporter subunit D, with protein sequence MPLASHDAANLLVLPVLVPLTSAAASLLAWRSVRVQRRIGVIGAGLHLAAGLGLLAMVWRRGIVVYQAGGWPAPFGITLVADYLSAIMVLLAGIVGFSVAVYSLDSVDVRRQAFGFYPLLHLLIMGVSGAFLTGDMFNLYVWFEVMLIASFVLLALGGERLQLEGGLKYVTLNLIASALFLAGLGLLYGETGTLNMADLNVKLPAAIPPGLATTVAMLFLIAFSIKAAVFPLFFWLPDSYHTPPVAVSAVFSGLLTKVGVYALLRCFTLVFVQDVGYTHTIILVAAGFTMVTGVLGAVAQQEMRRLLSFHIISQIGYLLMGLGLFTPLALAGAIYFMAHVIIAKATLFLVSGAAHRISGTYQLGHLGGLYRSRPVLAFVFLVPALSLAGLPPLSGFFAKLLLVRAGIEAAQYAMVAVALAVSILTLYSMMKIWTGAFWRPVPEGLPRHESARLGTMLPPMLWLAACTLALGLSAEPLVALSMRAAESLLDPSWYVTAVLGG encoded by the coding sequence ATGCCGCTCGCGTCTCACGACGCTGCGAACCTGCTGGTACTGCCGGTGCTGGTGCCACTGACCTCGGCCGCAGCCTCGCTACTGGCGTGGCGGTCGGTTCGGGTGCAACGACGAATAGGGGTGATCGGTGCCGGCCTGCATCTGGCGGCCGGATTGGGCCTTCTGGCGATGGTCTGGCGAAGGGGGATCGTGGTCTACCAGGCGGGCGGCTGGCCGGCGCCTTTCGGCATTACCCTGGTGGCGGACTACCTGAGTGCGATCATGGTCCTCCTGGCGGGGATCGTGGGCTTCTCGGTCGCCGTATATTCCCTGGATAGTGTGGACGTCCGGCGGCAGGCGTTCGGGTTCTACCCCCTGCTGCACCTGCTGATCATGGGGGTGAGCGGCGCCTTCCTCACCGGGGACATGTTCAACCTCTACGTGTGGTTCGAGGTGATGTTGATCGCCTCTTTCGTCCTCCTTGCTCTGGGAGGCGAGCGCCTGCAGTTGGAGGGCGGGCTCAAGTACGTCACCCTGAACCTGATCGCCTCGGCTCTGTTCCTGGCCGGGTTAGGTCTGCTGTACGGGGAGACGGGCACCCTCAACATGGCCGACCTCAACGTCAAGCTGCCGGCGGCAATCCCTCCCGGCCTGGCCACCACCGTGGCGATGCTCTTCCTCATCGCCTTCAGCATCAAGGCCGCGGTCTTCCCGCTCTTCTTCTGGCTGCCCGACTCCTATCACACCCCGCCGGTGGCGGTTTCGGCCGTGTTCTCGGGGCTGCTGACCAAGGTGGGAGTCTACGCCCTGCTGCGGTGCTTCACGCTGGTGTTCGTTCAGGATGTCGGCTATACGCACACCATCATCCTCGTGGCGGCCGGCTTCACCATGGTTACGGGCGTCCTTGGTGCAGTGGCTCAGCAGGAGATGCGTCGCCTGCTCAGCTTCCACATCATCAGCCAGATCGGCTATCTGCTGATGGGGTTGGGGCTGTTCACACCTCTGGCCCTGGCTGGGGCGATCTACTTCATGGCCCACGTGATCATAGCGAAAGCTACGCTGTTCCTGGTGAGCGGCGCCGCCCATCGGATCAGCGGCACGTATCAGCTCGGGCATCTGGGAGGCCTGTACCGTAGCCGTCCTGTCCTGGCCTTCGTGTTCCTGGTGCCGGCGCTGTCGCTGGCAGGCTTGCCTCCGCTGTCCGGGTTCTTCGCCAAGCTGCTTCTGGTTCGGGCGGGCATCGAGGCCGCGCAGTACGCCATGGTCGCGGTGGCGCTTGCGGTCAGCATCCTTACCCTCTATTCCATGATGAAGATATGGACCGGGGCGTTCTGGCGTCCAGTGCCTGAGGGACTGCCTAGGCACGAGTCGGCGCGGCTGGGCACCATGTTGCCGCCTATGCTGTGGCTGGCTGCTTGCACGCTCGCTCTCGGCCTATCCGCCGAGCCTCTGGTGGCACTATCCATGAGAGCCGCCGAGAGCCTGCTGGACCCGAGCTGGTATGTGACTGCTGTGTTGGGAGGCTGA
- a CDS encoding creatininase family protein, which translates to MLSWENTWRDLEESGTTIAVLPVGATEQHGTNLPLMTDSLIATRVGEAIADAFHAYLLPTIPVGMSATHLSFRGTLSLRRETLAAVVTDLVDSLAQTGFTTVIIVSTHGGNYVLYSDFVDELRRRHPHMTIVVLRPRRAGQVAREAAGIHSEEWHAGEGEASLVASLRPDLVGPEPTDFPHPRSRIRDVPVTPETGFPQDVRQVSPMGSLGEPSLGTKEKGDRYWQVYLPLMIEDLRRELGL; encoded by the coding sequence TTGCTTAGCTGGGAGAACACCTGGAGAGACCTGGAGGAATCCGGGACCACGATCGCCGTCCTCCCCGTTGGCGCCACCGAGCAGCATGGTACCAACCTGCCCCTGATGACCGACAGCCTGATCGCTACCAGGGTGGGAGAGGCCATCGCCGACGCCTTTCACGCCTACCTGCTGCCCACCATTCCTGTAGGCATGTCCGCCACCCACCTGTCGTTCAGGGGTACCCTCTCCCTCAGGCGCGAAACGCTGGCAGCGGTGGTGACGGACCTGGTGGACTCCCTGGCGCAGACGGGCTTCACCACCGTCATCATCGTGTCCACCCACGGCGGCAACTACGTGCTCTACTCCGACTTCGTGGATGAACTACGCCGCCGGCACCCGCACATGACCATCGTCGTCCTGAGGCCGCGCCGGGCCGGCCAGGTGGCCCGCGAGGCGGCCGGAATCCACAGCGAGGAATGGCACGCCGGCGAGGGCGAGGCCTCCCTGGTCGCCTCGCTGCGGCCCGACCTGGTAGGCCCCGAGCCCACCGACTTTCCTCATCCTCGCAGCCGCATTCGAGACGTGCCGGTCACTCCTGAGACCGGGTTCCCCCAGGACGTCCGCCAGGTCTCCCCCATGGGGTCGCTGGGAGAACCGTCGCTGGGGACGAAGGAAAAGGGAGACCGCTACTGGCAAGTCTACCTCCCCCTGATGATCGAGGATCTGCGTCGGGAGCTCGGGCTTTGA
- a CDS encoding class I SAM-dependent methyltransferase, whose product MTREELHRIAEAVGERSGWDFSRVRDDRDPVPWDYPEVVRRYLRADHRVLDVGTGGGERFLGLAPHFGTGLGVDPSEDMMATARANTPASLAGKVAFARMRAEQLALAPASFDVVLNRHAPLCPAEIVRVLRSGGIFITQQVGPRNTENIRRVFGCGPGGEYDSASEPDLWQLRDRLRHLGCELEAWAEYNVTYRFRDVESFVFWLKAIPMPEDFSVDRHWEQVAHIIATCSGPGGITTNEHRQLLVARKD is encoded by the coding sequence TTGACCCGGGAAGAACTGCATCGCATCGCCGAAGCGGTGGGCGAGCGCAGCGGGTGGGACTTCTCCCGCGTCCGCGACGACCGGGACCCGGTGCCCTGGGATTATCCCGAAGTGGTGCGCCGCTATCTCAGAGCCGATCACCGGGTCCTGGACGTGGGAACCGGCGGGGGAGAGCGCTTCCTCGGGCTGGCACCTCACTTCGGAACCGGGCTGGGAGTGGACCCCAGCGAGGACATGATGGCTACAGCTCGTGCCAACACCCCCGCTTCCCTGGCCGGCAAGGTGGCCTTCGCCCGGATGCGGGCGGAGCAACTGGCCCTGGCACCGGCCAGCTTCGACGTGGTCCTGAACCGGCACGCGCCTCTGTGCCCGGCGGAGATCGTGCGGGTGCTGAGGTCGGGCGGGATCTTCATCACTCAGCAGGTGGGGCCCAGGAACACCGAGAACATCCGCCGTGTCTTCGGCTGCGGCCCGGGCGGGGAGTATGACTCGGCCTCGGAGCCAGACCTCTGGCAGTTGAGGGACCGGCTGCGCCACCTGGGCTGCGAGCTCGAGGCCTGGGCCGAGTACAACGTGACCTACCGCTTCCGAGATGTCGAGTCCTTCGTCTTCTGGCTCAAGGCCATCCCGATGCCGGAGGACTTCAGCGTGGACCGACACTGGGAGCAGGTGGCTCACATCATCGCCACCTGCTCCGGCCCGGGCGGCATCACCACCAACGAGCATCGGCAGTTGCTGGTAGCCAGGAAGGACTGA
- a CDS encoding Na+/H+ antiporter subunit B, with amino-acid sequence MRSLILLTASRYLLPLLLLFSVFILQRGHNEPGGGFVGGLVAAAAFVLYSLAYGVPAARVLLRLDPHATIGLGLLLVVGSGAVGAVLGQPFLTGVWTEVTLPFLGHLEVGTPVLFDLGVFLAVFGVTLMIMFALEEEE; translated from the coding sequence ATGAGGTCCCTGATACTGCTCACGGCGAGCCGATATCTGCTGCCCCTGTTGTTGCTCTTCTCCGTCTTCATCCTTCAGCGAGGCCACAATGAGCCCGGCGGCGGGTTCGTGGGGGGCCTGGTGGCCGCTGCGGCCTTCGTGCTCTACTCGCTCGCCTACGGGGTGCCGGCCGCTCGCGTCCTGCTGCGCCTGGATCCGCATGCCACCATTGGGCTGGGCCTGCTCCTGGTGGTAGGCAGCGGGGCAGTGGGGGCCGTCTTGGGACAGCCGTTCCTGACCGGCGTCTGGACGGAGGTGACGCTGCCGTTCCTGGGGCATCTGGAAGTGGGGACGCCGGTGTTGTTCGACTTAGGGGTGTTCCTAGCGGTGTTTGGAGTGACTCTGATGATCATGTTTGCCCTCGAAGAGGAGGAGTAG
- a CDS encoding putative monovalent cation/H+ antiporter subunit A, translating into MELSLLVLAGLLGAVLAPSLYRVSPRLGRLAAIVVPGGLTVRLLGLAGGAAAGLPPAVSVPWVPSLGIRFALRLDGLSLLFSLLIAGIGTAVVVYAGGYLPESPRQGRFYAYILAFMASMLGVVLADDPFLLFVFWELTSITSFLLIGFDHEREAARQAALQALLTTGFGGLALLAGLVVLQSITGPATIAELAGQAEAIRTHPWYPAALVLVLVGAFAKLAQFPFHFWLPNAMEAPTPVSAYLHSATMVKAGVYLLARLLPALGGTPLWQGLVTGGGAVTLVVGAVLTIRHTDLKAVLAYATVSALGALVMLAGIGTEAATVALAVYVLGHAFYKSGLFLVAGVVDHETGTRDLARLGGLARPLPLVAVAGALAALSMAGVPPLLGFLSKEALYQAAWDVPQWAPAVTAAVVVAHVLLFTVAMRTGLTPFLGRRQETPREPHGASPALWLPPVVLAMLGALLMLALEVVDQGLVSPAASALLGQQVRAGLGLWHGLTPVLGLSALTIALGLGLLALWPRVVRAVEPIQAVSAIGPARWYDAALSVTNAVARIQTDVLQSGYLRRYVLIVLSTTAALVGFTMLTRGWQLGPLLPEDVRFYEVAVVLVMLAAALGAVLARSRLAAVAFLGVVGYGVSLIYVWFGAPDLAMTQFMVETLVVILFVTILYRLPPFPVLSARRTRIRDAAVAVAAGGTMGALALIASGVSLPTRVSDFHVLYSYSLAHGRNMVNVILVDFRALDTLGETTVLATAALGVLSLLRLTLARGGKR; encoded by the coding sequence ATGGAGCTGTCGCTTCTGGTGTTGGCAGGCCTCCTGGGCGCCGTCTTGGCGCCTAGCTTGTATCGCGTATCGCCTCGGCTGGGCCGGCTGGCAGCCATCGTCGTGCCGGGAGGGCTGACGGTCCGGCTTCTGGGGTTGGCAGGGGGAGCGGCCGCTGGCCTGCCGCCGGCGGTGTCCGTGCCGTGGGTGCCAAGCCTGGGCATTCGGTTCGCCTTGCGCCTGGACGGGCTGAGCCTGCTGTTCTCCCTCCTGATCGCGGGCATCGGGACGGCGGTGGTGGTCTACGCCGGGGGGTATCTCCCCGAGAGCCCGCGCCAGGGGCGCTTCTACGCTTACATCTTGGCCTTCATGGCTTCCATGCTAGGGGTGGTGCTAGCCGACGACCCCTTTCTTCTGTTCGTGTTCTGGGAGCTGACCAGCATCACCTCTTTCCTGCTGATCGGGTTCGACCACGAGCGCGAGGCGGCCCGGCAGGCCGCGCTCCAGGCGCTGCTCACCACCGGCTTCGGAGGGTTGGCCCTCTTGGCGGGCCTGGTGGTCCTGCAAAGCATCACCGGTCCGGCAACGATCGCTGAGCTGGCGGGGCAGGCAGAGGCGATCCGCACTCACCCCTGGTACCCGGCGGCGCTGGTGCTGGTGCTGGTGGGAGCCTTCGCCAAGTTAGCCCAGTTTCCCTTCCACTTCTGGCTGCCCAACGCCATGGAGGCGCCCACGCCGGTGAGCGCCTACCTGCACTCCGCTACTATGGTCAAGGCAGGAGTCTACCTCTTGGCGCGGCTGCTTCCGGCACTGGGCGGCACACCCCTCTGGCAGGGACTGGTGACCGGAGGAGGGGCGGTCACTCTCGTGGTGGGAGCGGTCCTCACCATTCGACACACCGACCTGAAGGCGGTGCTGGCCTACGCCACCGTCAGTGCTCTCGGAGCCTTGGTGATGCTGGCGGGCATCGGCACCGAGGCTGCCACCGTGGCCCTGGCCGTGTACGTATTGGGCCACGCCTTCTACAAAAGTGGTCTCTTCCTGGTCGCGGGAGTGGTGGATCACGAGACGGGTACCCGCGATCTGGCCCGGCTGGGAGGGCTGGCGCGGCCCCTGCCCCTGGTGGCGGTAGCTGGGGCCCTGGCAGCCCTGTCTATGGCCGGGGTGCCGCCGCTGCTGGGCTTCCTCAGCAAGGAGGCTCTGTACCAGGCCGCCTGGGACGTGCCTCAGTGGGCTCCCGCGGTGACGGCGGCGGTGGTGGTCGCTCACGTGCTCCTATTCACGGTTGCCATGCGAACGGGGTTGACGCCATTCTTGGGCCGCCGCCAGGAGACGCCCAGGGAGCCTCACGGTGCCTCACCGGCTCTGTGGCTGCCACCGGTGGTGCTGGCGATGCTGGGGGCGCTGCTCATGCTAGCACTGGAAGTGGTGGACCAGGGACTGGTATCGCCCGCTGCGTCGGCGCTGTTGGGTCAGCAGGTGAGGGCCGGGCTAGGGCTGTGGCATGGGCTGACCCCGGTGCTGGGGCTGAGCGCCCTGACCATCGCCCTCGGCCTAGGGCTGTTGGCGCTCTGGCCGCGGGTGGTTCGGGCCGTGGAGCCCATCCAGGCCGTATCGGCGATAGGACCGGCGCGCTGGTACGATGCCGCTCTCTCGGTCACAAATGCGGTGGCCCGGATTCAGACCGACGTACTGCAGAGCGGCTACCTGAGGCGGTACGTCCTCATCGTGCTCTCCACCACCGCGGCTTTGGTGGGATTCACCATGCTGACGCGAGGGTGGCAGTTAGGGCCGCTGTTGCCCGAGGATGTCCGGTTCTACGAGGTGGCCGTGGTACTGGTGATGCTGGCGGCGGCTTTGGGCGCGGTGCTGGCCCGCAGCCGGCTGGCGGCGGTTGCCTTCCTGGGGGTGGTGGGGTACGGGGTCAGTCTGATCTACGTCTGGTTCGGTGCCCCCGACCTGGCGATGACCCAGTTCATGGTGGAGACCCTGGTGGTGATTCTGTTCGTCACCATCCTCTACCGCCTGCCGCCCTTCCCCGTCCTCTCCGCTCGGCGCACCAGGATACGGGATGCGGCCGTCGCCGTGGCGGCGGGAGGCACCATGGGAGCCCTGGCACTGATCGCCTCCGGCGTATCGTTGCCTACCCGCGTCAGCGACTTCCACGTGCTCTACTCGTACAGCCTGGCACACGGCCGCAACATGGTGAACGTCATCCTGGTGGACTTCCGGGCACTGGACACGCTGGGCGAGACCACGGTGCTTGCGACCGCGGCGCTGGGTGTGCTCTCTCTGCTCAGGCTGACGCTGGCAAGAGGTGGCAAACGATGA
- a CDS encoding ribonuclease J → MAQQARDNELIITPIGGLGEIGKNMMAIEYGGDIIIIDCGVMFPESDMLGIDLVLPDYTFILPRADRIRGVILTHGHEDHIGGLPYFLRSVNVPVYGSDLTLGLVKVRLQEHRMLSVAELHEVRMGDKVRLGAFEVEFFSVNHSIPEGLGLAIRCPLGLVVHSGDFKFDYTPVQGRGTDFVKLASLGGEGVFVLLSDSTNADTPGFTPSERVVAEALGDVFHEAGGRIIVVTFASLISRIQQVVDAAVRHGRRVAITGFSMEKNTVMAQELGYLRIPEGTLIGIEDIGQLPDDQVTILATGSQGEPSAALARMAAGRHPHVSLKPGDTVVLSAHPIPGNEEMVHRIINRLFQRGANVITDQMLPVHVSGHAGQEEEKLLLAMTRPRYFVPIHGELRHLHLHARTAIEMGVPRENVFVAENGYELHFTEERGWIGERMPGGYVFVDGAGVGDIGPAVMRNRAALAEAGVVAVSVLMDQSSGRVVGEPEIVSRGFVYLPEFGGIIDSARQVLLQDLKESRPTGRGAIANRIRSVLARHFHEQTGRNPVILPLVLVSPA, encoded by the coding sequence ATGGCACAACAAGCAAGAGACAACGAGCTCATCATAACCCCCATAGGTGGCCTGGGCGAGATAGGCAAGAACATGATGGCCATCGAGTACGGGGGGGACATCATCATCATCGACTGCGGGGTGATGTTTCCCGAGAGCGACATGCTGGGCATTGACCTCGTCCTCCCCGACTACACCTTCATCCTGCCCAGGGCCGACCGCATCCGCGGGGTCATTCTGACCCACGGTCACGAGGACCACATCGGGGGTCTGCCCTACTTCCTGCGCAGTGTCAACGTGCCCGTCTATGGGAGCGATCTCACTCTGGGTCTGGTGAAGGTGCGCCTGCAGGAGCACCGCATGCTGAGCGTGGCCGAGCTGCACGAAGTCCGCATGGGAGACAAGGTGCGGCTGGGCGCCTTCGAGGTGGAGTTCTTCTCCGTCAATCACAGTATCCCCGAGGGGCTGGGGCTCGCCATCCGGTGCCCCCTGGGGCTGGTGGTGCACAGCGGCGACTTCAAGTTCGACTATACCCCTGTCCAGGGGCGGGGCACCGACTTCGTGAAGCTAGCCTCTCTGGGGGGAGAAGGGGTATTCGTGCTGCTGTCGGACAGTACCAACGCCGATACCCCCGGTTTCACCCCCTCGGAGAGGGTGGTAGCTGAGGCGCTTGGGGATGTGTTCCACGAGGCTGGCGGGCGCATCATTGTGGTGACTTTCGCCTCGCTGATCTCGCGCATCCAGCAGGTAGTGGACGCGGCTGTGCGCCACGGGCGCCGGGTGGCGATCACCGGTTTCAGCATGGAGAAGAACACTGTCATGGCCCAGGAACTGGGCTATTTGCGCATCCCCGAGGGCACGCTCATCGGGATCGAGGACATCGGGCAACTGCCCGACGATCAGGTGACCATCCTAGCCACCGGGAGCCAGGGCGAGCCTTCGGCGGCGCTGGCACGGATGGCGGCCGGTCGCCATCCGCATGTGAGCTTGAAGCCGGGGGATACAGTGGTGCTATCGGCCCACCCCATCCCGGGCAACGAGGAAATGGTGCACCGCATCATCAACCGCCTGTTCCAGCGCGGTGCCAACGTCATCACCGACCAGATGCTTCCCGTACACGTGTCCGGGCATGCCGGCCAGGAGGAGGAGAAGCTACTGCTTGCCATGACTCGGCCGCGCTACTTCGTGCCCATCCACGGCGAGCTTCGCCACCTGCACCTGCACGCCCGGACGGCCATCGAAATGGGCGTGCCCAGGGAGAACGTGTTCGTGGCCGAGAACGGCTACGAGCTCCACTTCACCGAGGAGCGAGGCTGGATAGGCGAGCGAATGCCCGGCGGCTATGTCTTCGTGGACGGCGCGGGCGTGGGCGACATCGGCCCGGCGGTCATGCGCAACCGGGCTGCCCTGGCGGAGGCAGGGGTGGTCGCCGTGTCGGTGCTCATGGACCAGAGCAGCGGACGCGTGGTCGGAGAGCCAGAGATCGTGTCGCGGGGCTTCGTCTATCTGCCCGAGTTCGGCGGTATCATAGACAGCGCTCGCCAGGTGCTGCTGCAGGACCTGAAGGAATCCCGCCCCACGGGCCGGGGCGCCATCGCCAACCGCATTCGCTCGGTGTTAGCTCGGCACTTCCACGAGCAGACCGGCCGCAACCCGGTGATCCTCCCCCTGGTGCTGGTCTCCCCCGCGTAG
- a CDS encoding cation:proton antiporter (subunit C of antiporter complex involved in resistance to high concentrations of Na+, K+, Li+ and/or alkali), translating into MRVLLAIVIGALYAAGFYMMMRRGIVKIGLGLALLSNAANLLIFVAAGPSRAAAPIIPMGQTVPSAPVADPLPQALILTAIVISLGVLAFALVLIHRVHSICGTVDCDLLLLEDR; encoded by the coding sequence ATGCGCGTGCTCCTGGCCATCGTGATCGGCGCCCTCTACGCTGCCGGCTTCTACATGATGATGCGACGCGGGATCGTGAAGATCGGCCTTGGATTGGCCCTGCTCAGCAACGCCGCCAACCTGCTCATCTTCGTGGCCGCCGGCCCGAGCCGGGCGGCGGCGCCCATCATACCGATGGGGCAGACGGTCCCCTCTGCGCCGGTAGCGGACCCACTGCCTCAGGCGCTGATCCTCACCGCCATCGTCATCAGCCTCGGGGTATTGGCCTTTGCCCTCGTGTTGATCCACCGGGTGCACTCCATCTGCGGCACGGTGGACTGCGACCTGCTCCTCCTGGAAGACCGCTGA
- a CDS encoding MgtC/SapB family protein, with translation MTLLTELEPWWRFAAVLLVGALIGLEREFIQQRQHEREFAGIRTFPLIAMLGAGAAYLEGRAGALAYIAGFAALALLVLGSYVISVYRGSGHGMTTQVAALLCYQFGALIIWDYAELGVALGVVTALVLALKPPLHGAVRRMSAEDLRATLEFAIVAAVVLPILPNRALDPLGVLNPFSIWLLVVFVSGIGFLGYVLMKALGTERGIGLTAVLGGVVSSTASTLSFSSRSKSSPRLSPTLAWGILFASSIMFPRILVEVAVVHPPLLGAVAVPLGAMFAASLGMVAYLAWRRPQFQDGPQEEVEVTNPLRLSTAVAFGLAFAVVLVVVRVAQDVFGSAGVYAAASLTGLTGVDAITLSMAELTALGQVAPDVAAVAIVLAAISNTTAKAVLAVAYGAPQLRRTVLLGFGVVVAVGVMVGATILVWK, from the coding sequence ATGACGTTGCTTACCGAGTTGGAGCCTTGGTGGCGCTTTGCCGCCGTTCTGTTAGTAGGCGCGCTGATCGGCCTGGAGCGCGAGTTCATCCAGCAGCGCCAGCATGAGCGCGAGTTCGCGGGGATCCGAACGTTCCCGCTTATAGCCATGCTGGGAGCCGGAGCCGCCTACCTGGAGGGCCGTGCCGGCGCCCTGGCCTACATCGCCGGGTTTGCGGCCCTGGCCTTGCTCGTCCTGGGCAGCTACGTGATCAGTGTCTACCGTGGGTCGGGGCATGGCATGACCACGCAGGTAGCGGCCCTGCTGTGCTACCAGTTCGGCGCTCTCATAATCTGGGATTACGCCGAGCTCGGGGTGGCCCTGGGAGTGGTGACGGCGCTGGTGCTGGCCCTGAAGCCGCCCCTGCACGGTGCGGTGCGGCGTATGAGCGCGGAGGACCTGCGGGCCACTCTGGAGTTCGCCATCGTCGCTGCCGTGGTGCTGCCCATCCTGCCCAACCGCGCCCTCGATCCTCTCGGGGTGCTCAACCCTTTCTCCATCTGGCTGCTAGTGGTGTTCGTATCGGGTATCGGCTTCCTGGGGTATGTGCTCATGAAGGCTCTGGGAACCGAGCGAGGCATCGGCCTCACCGCTGTCCTGGGTGGGGTGGTGAGCAGCACGGCCAGCACCCTGAGCTTCAGCAGCAGGAGCAAGAGCTCTCCGCGGCTCTCACCCACGCTGGCCTGGGGCATTCTGTTCGCGTCCAGCATCATGTTCCCTCGCATCCTGGTGGAAGTGGCGGTGGTCCATCCCCCTCTTCTGGGCGCCGTGGCGGTGCCGCTGGGGGCCATGTTCGCTGCCAGCCTGGGGATGGTCGCCTACCTGGCCTGGCGCAGACCGCAATTCCAGGACGGGCCTCAAGAGGAAGTGGAGGTGACCAACCCGCTCCGGCTGTCCACCGCAGTGGCCTTCGGCCTGGCCTTCGCGGTGGTGCTGGTGGTGGTGCGGGTGGCCCAGGATGTCTTCGGGTCGGCCGGCGTCTACGCCGCCGCCTCTCTGACGGGCCTCACGGGCGTAGATGCCATCACCCTGAGCATGGCCGAGCTGACGGCACTCGGCCAGGTGGCGCCCGACGTAGCCGCGGTGGCCATCGTGCTGGCGGCCATCAGCAACACGACCGCGAAGGCGGTGCTGGCGGTGGCCTACGGGGCGCCACAACTGCGGCGAACAGTGTTGTTGGGCTTTGGCGTAGTGGTGGCGGTGGGGGTGATGGTGGGTGCCACCATCCTGGTATGGAAGTAG
- a CDS encoding pesticidal protein Cry22Aa: MTVGLGALTLSLLLACVRLFRGPSLPDRVISLEMVSLLAAGLILFHAIATDEPGWLDAAIVIALISFLGTVAFGLYLEKRASE; encoded by the coding sequence ATGACAGTGGGCCTGGGAGCGCTCACCCTATCGCTCCTGCTGGCCTGTGTTCGTCTGTTCAGGGGACCGAGCCTGCCCGATCGGGTCATATCGTTGGAAATGGTGTCCCTGTTGGCTGCCGGTCTCATCCTGTTCCACGCCATCGCCACCGACGAGCCCGGATGGCTGGACGCGGCCATCGTGATCGCTCTCATCTCGTTCCTGGGCACGGTGGCCTTCGGTCTTTACCTAGAGAAGAGGGCTTCGGAGTGA
- a CDS encoding Na+/H+ antiporter subunit E codes for MFLGNVLLALVWVALTGRFSGGNLLLGFGVGFVALLALRRRGEAPDYFDKLPQALSFLAFYLRELVLANLRVAQVVIHPRPRILPGVVAIPLDVRSDAEITLLANLITLTPGTLSLDVSSDRKVLYVHGMDIPDREEFRRSVKDGFERRVIELLR; via the coding sequence CTGTTTCTCGGCAACGTACTGCTGGCGCTGGTGTGGGTGGCGCTGACCGGGCGCTTTAGCGGTGGCAACCTCCTCCTGGGGTTTGGCGTAGGGTTTGTCGCCCTGTTGGCGCTGAGGCGCAGAGGGGAGGCCCCAGACTACTTCGACAAGCTCCCCCAGGCTCTCTCATTCCTTGCCTTCTACCTGCGGGAGCTGGTACTGGCGAACCTGCGGGTGGCCCAGGTGGTGATCCACCCCAGGCCGCGCATCCTGCCAGGAGTAGTGGCCATCCCTCTGGACGTCCGGTCGGACGCTGAGATCACCCTGCTGGCAAACCTCATTACCCTCACCCCTGGGACTCTGTCCCTGGACGTGTCCTCCGACCGAAAGGTGCTCTACGTACATGGCATGGACATTCCCGACCGGGAGGAGTTCCGGCGCTCGGTGAAGGATGGCTTCGAGCGCCGCGTGATAGAGCTGCTCCGATGA
- a CDS encoding monovalent cation/H(+) antiporter subunit G, translated as MKDAITALFLLAGSLVMLLAGLGLLRLPDLFLRMQAATKASILGLGLVLLAVIVHFSSGVIAARAALVLAFIFLTGPVSAHVLARAAYFVGVPLWEGTRFDELRDRYDVVDHTLRGSGPPRPRLVRPGGGPPAPG; from the coding sequence GTGAAGGACGCCATCACTGCTCTATTCTTGCTCGCGGGCAGCCTAGTCATGCTGCTGGCGGGACTGGGGTTGCTGCGCCTCCCCGACCTGTTCCTGCGGATGCAGGCCGCCACTAAGGCGTCCATACTTGGCCTGGGGCTGGTGCTCCTGGCCGTGATCGTGCACTTCAGTTCGGGCGTGATCGCCGCTCGCGCGGCTCTAGTGCTGGCCTTCATCTTCCTGACTGGCCCCGTGTCGGCGCACGTGCTGGCGCGGGCGGCGTACTTCGTCGGAGTGCCCTTGTGGGAGGGCACGCGGTTCGACGAGCTGCGGGACCGCTACGACGTGGTGGATCACACTCTGCGCGGCAGCGGGCCGCCTCGTCCCCGCCTGGTGCGACCGGGCGGCGGGCCGCCCGCCCCTGGGTGA